Proteins encoded by one window of Eremothecium cymbalariae DBVPG#7215 chromosome 1, complete sequence:
- the CHO1 gene encoding CDP-diacylglycerol-serine O-phosphatidyltransferase (similar to Ashbya gossypii AER357C), protein MSQRRLTQRNRSQSPTTQSAENSVLISDTEYDDTFDFQHRPLSRRASSMFSLDTSPLNPPNEKDIQKFTSNDFHFSMVRNLHVADYITMLNGFCGFYSIVSCLRFTLTGKAHYVQRAHFFILMGTLFDFFDGRVARLRNRASLMGQELDSLADLVSFGVAPATVAFAIGFQTTIDVLFLSFFVLCGLARLARFNVTVAQMPKDFTGKSKYFEGFPMPSSLFIVGFMAYLVRHGLIENNIPLGVFARGEWYECHPIVFIFFIHGCGMISKSLKIPKP, encoded by the coding sequence ATGTCGCAGAGAAGGTTAACACAGAGGAATCGGTCTCAATCACCAACTACGCAAAGTGCAGAAAATAGTGTCTTGATATCTGATAcagaatatgatgatacaTTTGATTTCCAGCATCGTCCTTTGAGCAGAAGAGCATCAAGTATGTTTTCACTCGACACCTCTCCTTTAAACCCGCCTAACGAAAAGGATATCCAGAAATTTACAAGCAATGACTTCCATTTCAGCATGGTTAGGAACCTACATGTTGCAGATTATATTACAATGCTTAATGGGTTCTGTGGGTTCTATTCTATTGTAAGTTGTTTAAGATTCACTCTCACAGGGAAAGCACATTACGTTCAAAGAGCacatttttttattcttatgGGGACGCTATTTGATTTCTTCGATGGGCGCGTGGCGAGACTCAGAAATAGGGCCTCATTGATGGGTCAAGAGTTGGATTCGTTGGCTGATCTGGTATCTTTTGGTGTGGCACCTGCTACGGTCGCCTTTGCTATTGGTTTCCAAACGACAATAGACGTGCTCTTTCTTTCGTTTTTTGTGCTCTGTGGTCTGGCTCGGTTGGCCCGGTTCAATGTTACCGTCGCACAAATGCCGAAGGATTTTACTGGGAAATCTAAATACTTTGAAGGTTTCCCCATGCCTAGTTCGTTGTTTATAGTTGGGTTCATGGCATATCTGGTGCGTCATGGTTTGATCGAGAATAATATTCCGTTGGGTGTATTCGCTCGCGGCGAGTGGTATGAATGTCATCCTATCGtatttatctttttcatACATGGTTGTGGGATGATCTCTAAAAGCCTAAAAATCCCAAAGCCTTAa
- a CDS encoding uncharacterized protein (similar to Ashbya gossypii AFR550C), with protein sequence MTFTGYLAERCERPGNDIYSSEERYLLSITEQALSCSEFDEIIVGSDTMFTSTSTMITSESSTFTKASQCNLWTKEMEMSYGQALEKMAVLEPVQPDNCILNSSDIIRVNDAISNYCRAQKVKQGLPPFMFITASSKVNNMIDATFLFTDDHEQFHYMQRYNNFPNSNSLEYVRMMIQPYIEFMDDMATGMEQRKHSRYRVQESPEILLNIQALHNASRQENNSITRNQEKEQSESVVSSTKYLKKCVRLWNSVKKAARHLNSRAVLVRKL encoded by the coding sequence ATGACGTTCACTGGTTATTTGGCCGAAAGATGTGAACGGCCAGGTAATGATATTTATTCTTCTGAAGAACGATACTTGTTAAGTATCACTGAACAAGCACTCTCCTGTTCTGAATTCGACGAAATTATAGTGGGCTCGGATACGATGTTTACTAGCACTTCCACGATGATTACGTCTGAATCTTCCACTTTTACTAAAGCGTCGCAGTGCAACCTTTGGACCAAAGAAATGGAGATGAGTTATGGACAGGCATTAGAGAAGATGGCTGTTCTAGAACCGGTTCAACCAGACAATTGTATTCTCAACAGCAGTGATATCATTCGGGTTAATGACGCAATCAGCAATTATTGCCGTGCCCAGAAGGTAAAACAAGGCCTGCCACCTTTTATGTTTATTACAGCATCATCAAAGGTGAACAATATGATTGACGCAACTTTCTTGTTTACAGATGACCACGAACAGTTCCATTATATGCAACGCTACAACAACTTTCCGAATTCTAACTCATTGGAATATGTACGTATGATGATTCAACCGTACATTGAGTTTATGGACGACATGGCCACTGGCATGGAACAGCGCAAACACAGTAGGTATAGAGTACAAGAAAGTCCTGAGATACTGCTGAATATCCAAGCACTTCATAATGCCAGTAGGCAAGAAAACAACAGTATTACACGTAACCAAGAGAAAGAACAGTCAGAAAGCGTTGTGTCTTCTACAAAATACCTTAAAAAATGCGTACGCCTGTGGAACAGTGTAAAGAAAGCGGCAAGACATTTGAATAGTAGAGCAGTTCTGGTGAGAAAATTATGA
- the KEX1 gene encoding serine-type carboxypeptidase (similar to Ashbya gossypii AFR549W), which produces MQFRRVLVMTGVLASQTQALRSQEEYRVASELLPGVSQLNSKLVPEMHAGQLPLRGEDEDGKRLFFWRYAEEVNVKDNRSSSDTLIMWFNGGPGCSSMDGALMELGPFRIDASGKVILNEGSWHTRADLLFVDQPVGTGLSARGRNGKYDNDLLDVADDFIKFLENYYAVFPQDRNKKLILTGESYAGQYVPYFAQAILLYNKRLVNEGKVPLDLTGMMIGNGWIDPDHQSLSYLPFLMDVGLIHKEDSFFPDALKSQEACQNKINQQNGHFSNPECDQILDQLASNLRNQSAPENQRCLNFYDYRIRDSYPSCGVNWPPDLPHVTKFFNTPGVLEALNIAEGKSNTWEECSNDVYNALSNPRAVPAVDLLPGLLDAGLELILYSGDKDIICNGLGVEQLIHDLKWGGSTGFTQNVHQHSWVHEYSGSGGKQEPAGFIQTERNLTFITVYNASHMVPLDVPNVSRGLIDIYRNRAIDQLKLANASVIITQDSLEDSKVVEKARLFSAVQARNDGIFEHERHGRFTFSVICLAIFSFVGVTVYYSMFGTQVPNILRRSHENVDAGKVVTECFEDDIELGITDFSAEEYRPKNNTRGMKKNGYVSLNQP; this is translated from the coding sequence ATGCAATTTAGAAGGGTATTGGTGATGACGGGAGTGCTTGCGTCGCAGACGCAAGCACTCCGCAGTCAGGAGGAATACCGTGTCGCATCAGAGTTGCTTCCTGGGGTGTCGCAGCTTAATAGTAAATTGGTTCCGGAGATGCATGCTGGGCAGCTTCCGTTACGTGgagaggatgaagatggcAAACGGTTGTTCTTTTGGAGGTATGCTGAGGAGGTTAATGTGAAGGATAATCGCAGTAGCAGTGATACTTTGATAATGTGGTTTAATGGGGGGCCTGGCTGTTCTTCTATGGATGGGGCTTTGATGGAGCTTGGGCCGTTCCGGATTGATGCTAGTGGGAAGGTTATTCTGAATGAGGGATCGTGGCATACCAGGGCGGATTTGTTGTTTGTGGACCAGCCTGTGGGGACGGGGCTTTCAGCACGGGGGAGAAATGGGAAGTATGATAACGATTTGTTGGATGTTGCGGATGATTTCATCAAGTTTTTGGAGAACTACTATGCGGTTTTCCCTCAGGACCGTAACAAGAAGTTAATCTTGACGGGAGAGTCTTATGCTGGGCAGTATGTTCCATATTTCGCTCAGGCAATTTTGCTGTACAATAAGCGACTTGTTAATGAGGGCAAGGTGCCGTTGGACTTGACTGGTATGATGATTGGTAATGGCTGGATAGACCCTGATCATCAGTCGTTGTCGTATCTACCGTTTTTGATGGATGTTGGACTTATCCATAAGGAGGATTCGTTCTTTCCGGATGCTTTAAAGTCTCAAGAAGCCTGCCAGAACAAAATAAACCAGCAGAATGGTCATTTTTCCAACCCAGAGTGTGATCAGATTCTTGATCAGCTTGCTTCAAACTTGCGGAACCAAAGCGCGCCTGAGAACCAGCGGTGCTTGAACTTCTACGATTACCGGATCCGTGATTCGTACCCTTCTTGTGGGGTCAATTGGCCTCCTGATTTACCCCATGTAACCAAGTTCTTCAACACTCCGGGTGTGCTTGAAGCTTTAAACATTGCTGAGGGTAAAAGTAACACTTGGGAGGAGTGCAGCAATGATGTATATAATGCGTTATCGAATCCTCGTGCTGTTCCTGCAGTGGACTTGCTTCCTGGTCTTCTAGACGCTGGTTTGGAGTTGATATTATACAGTGGTGACAAGGACATTATTTGCAACGGTCTTGGTGTTGAACAGCTCATCCATGACTTAAAATGGGGGGGCTCTACCGGATTTACGCAAAACGTGCACCAGCACTCTTGGGTACATGAGTACTCAGGATCGGGAGGTAAACAAGAACCTGCGGGTTTCATTCAAACTGAGAGAAACTTAACATTCATCACTGTTTATAATGCTTCTCACATGGTGCCTCTGGATGTACCTAATGTCAGTAGAGGACTTATCGATATTTATCGTAACAGAGCAATCGATCAGTTGAAGTTAGCCAATGCAAGTGTCATAATTACTCAAGACTCCTTGGAAGACAGTAAAGTGGTTGAAAAGGCCAGATTATTCAGCGCAGTTCAGGCTAGAAATGATGGAATCTTTGAACACGAGCGTCACGGCCGGTTTACCTTTTCTGTGATTTGTCTCgcaatattttcatttgtGGGTGTTACCGTATACTATAGTATGTTTGGTACACAGGTTCCTAACATTCTCAGACGTTCTCATGAGAACGTGGATGCTGGTAAGGTAGTGACTGAATGCTTCGAGGATGATATTGAGCTTGGTATAACAGATTTTTCGGCGGAAGAATACAGACCTAAAAATAATACTAGGggaatgaaaaaaaacggTTACGTCAGTCTCAATCAACCTTGA
- the GPH1 gene encoding glycogen phosphorylase (similar to Ashbya gossypii AFR547W), which yields MVQTTARRPSLSGSTSNDLITEEPFKPRSLARRLTGFLPQEIKSIDSVIPLQSRELWKKHEVKKFNNGDEFQRKFIQHVETTLARSLYNCDELAAYEAASESVRDNLIIDWNKTQQRVTARDPKRVYYLSLEFLMGRALDNALININTGDEGDETSREMISDAVEQLGFRLEDVLDQEPDAALGNGGLGRLAACFVDSLATGNYPAWGYGLRYQYGIFAQKIIDGYQVETPDYWLNLRNPWEIERSEIQVRISYYGHVHREQGSSTLSPSSWIGGEQVLAVAYDMPVPGFKTTTVNNLRLWSAKPTTEFDFAKFNDGDYTNSVIDQQRAESITAVLYPNDNFESGKELRLRQQYFWCAASLHDILRRFKKSRKPWKELPDQVAIQLNDTHPTLAVVELQRILVDLEKLDWHEAWEIVTRTFSYTNHTVMQEALEKWPVGLIGHLLPRHLEIIYDINWFFLHDVEKKFPKDVDLLSRISIIEESSPGRQVRMAHLAIVGSHKVNGVAELHTELIKTTIFQDFVNIYGAGKFTNVTNGITPRRWLRQANPQLAQLISETLEDKSDRYLLEMSRLTGLAKYADDLEFQKRWDDVKYHNKVRLADLLCRLNGGVDVISRDHIRDTLFDIQVKRIHEYKRQQLNIFGVIHRYLSMKEMLAEGASIQQVAAKYPRKVSFFGGKSAPGYYMAKLIIHLINSVAAVVNNDREIADLLKVVFVADYNVSKAEVLIPASDLSQHISTAGTEASGTSNMKFVMNGGLIIGTVDGANVEITREIGEENIFLFGNLAEDVEELRYKHRYHNVPLPETLSRVLSVLESGAFSPENVSEFQPLVDAVRQHGDYYLISDDFESYLASLALVDDVYHNQRSTWLRKSILSVANVGFFSSDRCIEEYAETVWNVEPIRET from the coding sequence ATGGTCCAGACTACTGCAAGAAGACCATCCCTAAGTGGGTCAACTTCGAATGATCTAATTACTGAGGAGCCATTCAAACCTCGTAGTTTAGCGCGGCGTCTTACTGGGTTTTTACCTCAAGAGATTAAATCTATTGATTCTGTGATTCCATTACAATCGAGAGAATTATGGAAGAAGCATGAGGTGAAGAAGTTTAATAATGGAGATGAGTTTCAGAGAAAGTTCATCCAGCATGTTGAGACGACTCTTGCGAGGTCTTTGTATAATTGTGATGAATTAGCTGCCTATGAGGCAGCTTCAGAATCAGTGAGGGACAATCTTATTATTGATTGGAATAAGACACAACAGCGGGTGACTGCCAGAGACCCTAAGAGGGTTTATTATTTGTCACTAGAGTTTTTGATGGGTCGTGCTTTGGATAATGCGTTGATTAATATCAACACAGGGGACGAGGGTGATGAGACATCACGTGAGATGATTTCTGACGCAGTTGAACAACTTGGATTTAGATTAGAGGATGTTTTGGATCAGGAACCAGATGCTGCTTTAGGCAATGGTGGTCTTGGTCGTCTTGCTGcttgttttgttgattcCTTAGCTACTGGGAATTATCCAGCGTGGGGGTACGGTTTACGGTATCAATATGGGATCTTTGCCCAAAAGATTATCGATGGCTATCAAGTGGAGACGCCAGATTATTGGCTGAACTTGCGGAACCCTTGGGAAATTGAGAGATCTGAGATCCAGGTACGTATAAGCTATTATGGCCATGTACACAGAGAACAAGGATCTTCGACGTTATCTCCAAGTTCATGGATTGGCGGAGAGCAAGTTTTGGCGGTGGCTTATGATATGCCCGTTCCTGGGTTCAAGACTACAACTGTAAACAACTTGCGGTTATGGTCTGCGAAGCCCACAACGGAGTTTGACTTTGCAAAGTTTAATGATGGAGATTACACTAATTCTGTAATTGACCAACAACGAGCAGAGTCTATTACTGCGGTTTTGTATCCTAATGACAACTTTGAGAGCGGGAAGGAATTGCGATTAAGACAACAGTACTTTTGGTGTGCAGCATCGTTGCATGATATCTTACGTCGGTTTAAAAAGTCTCGCAAACCATGGAAAGAATTACCTGACCAAGTTGCTATTCAACTTAACGATACGCACCCAACTCTCGCCGTAGTGGAGTTGCAACGTATTCTCGTGGATTTGGAGAAGCTAGATTGGCATGAGGCTTGGGAAATTGTGACCCGCACGTTCTCATATACCAACCATACGGTGATGCAAGAGGCATTGGAGAAGTGGCCTGTTGGGCTCATTGGCCATTTGCTCCCTCGTCACTTAGAAATTATTTATGATATCAATTGGTTCTTCTTGCACGACGTCGAGAAGAAGTTCCCTAAAGATGTGGACTTGCTATCTAGAATTTCAATCATTGAGGAATCATCTCCGGGACGTCAAGTGAGGATGGCCCATTTGGCGATTGTGGGTTCACATAAGGTCAACGGTGTTGCTGAATTGCACACAGAGTTGATAAAAACGACCATCTTTCAAGACTTTGTGAATATCTACGGTGCCGGTAAGTTTACTAACGTGACGAACGGTATCACACCACGGCGTTGGCTGCGCCAAGCGAACCCCCAATTGGCGCAACTCATTTCGGAGACTCTAGAGGACAAGAGCGACCGTTATTTGCTAGAAATGTCAAGGCTTACTGGACTGGCAAAGTATGCAGACGACCTAGAGTTCCAGAAGCGCTGGGATGACGTCAAGTACCATAACAAGGTGCGTTTAGCAGATCTATTATGCCGCCTGAACGGAGGGGTAGATGTGATAAGCCGTGACCACATACGCGACACATTGTTCGACATACAGGTGAAGCGTATCCATGAGTACAAACGCCAACagttaaatatatttggcgTAATTCACCGGTACTTGTCCATGAAAGAAATGCTTGCCGAGGGGGCCTCAATCCAGCAGGTCGCTGCAAAATATCCTCGCAAGGTCTCATTCTTTGGCGGCAAGTCCGCACCGGGCTACTATATGGCTAAACTGATTATCCATCTGATTAATTCCGTTGCAGCAGTAGTAAACAATGACCGAGAAATCGCCGATTTGTTAAAAGTGGTCTTTGTCGCGGATTACAACGTCTCCAAAGCTGAGGTACTTATCCCAGCCTCGGACCTGAGCCAGCACATCTCTACTGCCGGTACCGAAGCTTCAGGTACCTCAAACATGAAGTTTGTAATGAACGGTGGTCTGATCATCGGCACCGTGGACGGTGCAAATGTCGAAATTACAAGAGAAATTGGAGAGGAAAACATATTCCTATTCGGCAATTTGGCAGAGGACGTTGAAGAATTGCGTTATAAGCATCGTTACCACAATGTCCCATTACCAGAAACGCTTTCGCGCGTTTTGTCCGTTTTGGAATCGGGCGCCTTCTCCCCAGAGAACGTATCTGAATTCCAGCCCTTGGTAGACGCAGTACGTCAGCATGGCGACTACTACCTGATTAGCGATGACTTCGAGTCCTACCTGGCGTCGCTAGCCCTCGTTGATGATGTCTACCACAACCAACGCTCCACGTGGCTACGCAAGTCTATTCTCTCTGTTGCTAACGTCGGATTCTTCAGTAGCGACCGTTGCATCGAAGAATATGCAGAAACCGTATGGAACGTGGAACCAATACGGGAGACCTGA
- the MCM6 gene encoding MCM DNA helicase complex subunit MCM6 (similar to Ashbya gossypii AFR546W) codes for MSSPAPSSPFIAGSLNTSRAMNQSSQPPSSIGGNSSQFGEMGEPAEFPSSQAGMLGSGSGIFDSQFQMDSQRSQQVQNRGEIIDSDPYRDNAFGDEDEHSAANGIKRKNLNAIKKVDDVTGEKVREAFEQFLEEYSINSEDTENSDLVYRAQLEFMNYYELSTMYIDYNHLAERENGALALAISEQYYRFLPYLLKGLKRFARKYAPKLLMSSDSVISQSQYDLESQLPDNASQRPSSALGSQQEGQSGAATGGSTTSNLEQTERVFQISFFNLPTVFRIRDIRAHKIGSLMTISGTVTRTSEVRPELFKASFTCDMCRAIVDNVEQVFKYTEPTFCPNPSCENQAFWTLNLGRSRFLDWQRVRIQENANEIPTGSMPRTIDIILRGDCVERAKPGDRCRFTGTEIVVPDVTQLGLAGVKPSSAPDTRGVARTMEGLNSGVTGLKTLGVRDLTYKIAFLACHVMSVGNSNNPLNEQPIRELDISMLQQLKDGVDDTERNQEVFLNSLSSDEINELKEMVKDEKIYDKLVRSVAPAVFGHETVKKGILLQMLGGVHKATVEGIKLRGDINICVVGDPSTSKSQFLKYVCSFAPRAVYTSGKASSAAGLTAAVVKDEEGGDFTIEAGALMLADNGICCIDEFDKMDLSDQVAIHEAMEQQTISIAKAGIHATLNARTSILAAANPIGGRYNRKLTLRGNLNMTAPIMSRFDLFFVILDDCNEKIDTELASHIVDLHMKRDDAIDPPFTVDQLRRYIKYARTFKPVLTKEARHFMVNKYKELRKNDIQGYSKSSYRITVRQLESMIRLSEAIARANCVDEITTSFVAEAYDLLRQSIIRVDVDDVEIDDDEVEDRSKPASSSQTTTDGQQSSSQIEGEPDSVVPEATATTLERPSPSNHKKKVKTAISYEKYVEMTNLFVHKIADNDREAGLEMTAVELVDWYLLQKEMDLNTEAEYWAERTLAFKVLKRLVKDRILMELRGNTENIPFDVPEEILRERERIVYVIHPNSSVMDELVQRQQEQNQSRS; via the coding sequence ATGTCTTCGCCTGCTCCATCAAGTCCGTTTATTGCAGGCTCATTGAATACCTCTAGGGCGATGAATCAGTCTTCACAGCCTCCATCTAGCATTGGCGGAAATAGTTCGCAATTTGGAGAGATGGGTGAACCGGCTGAATTTCCTTCTTCGCAGGCAGGAATGTTAGGATCTGGATCTGGGATATTTGATTCGCAATTTCAAATGGATTCGCAACGTTCACAACAAGTTCAGAATCGTGGGGAAATTATTGATTCAGATCCATATAGGGACAATGCTTTTGGCGATGAGGATGAGCATTCAGCTGCTAATGGGattaaaagaaagaacTTGAATGCAATTAAAAAAGTGGATGATGTAACTGGAGAAAAGGTACGGGAAGCCTTTGAACAGTTTTTGGAAGAGTATTCAATCAATTCTGAAGACACTGAGAATAGCGATCTAGTTTATCGGGCACAATTAGAATTTATGAACTATTATGAATTGAGCACTATGTATATCGATTACAATCATTTGGCTGAACGGGAGAATGGTGCATTGGCTCTTGCTATTTCTGAACAATACTATAGATTCTTACCTTATCTGTTGAAGGGGTTGAAGAGATTTGCGAGAAAATATGCACCAAAGTTGTTAATGTCGTCTGATTCGGTGATATCACAGTCTCAATATGATCTCGAATCCCAGTTACCTGATAATGCATCACAACGTCCAAGTAGTGCTCTGGGATCTCAGCAAGAAGGACAGTCGGGTGCTGCCACTGGGGGTTCTACTACATCAAATTTGGAGCAAACCGAGCGTGTTTTCCAAATCAGTTTTTTCAACCTACCAACTGTTTTCCGTATTCGTGACATCAGAGCTCATAAAATAGGGTCCTTAATGACCATTTCAGGCACTGTGACCCGTACTTCAGAAGTCCGTCCAGAGTTGTTTAAGGCAAGTTTTACATGTGATATGTGTCGTGCAATTGTGGATAACGTTgaacaagttttcaaatacaCAGAACCCACATTTTGTCCTAACCCTTCCTGTGAAAACCAAGCATTCTGGACATTAAATTTGGGGAGATCCCGGTTTTTGGACTGGCAGCGGGTCAGAATTCAAGAAAATGCGAATGAAATTCCAACGGGCTCTATGCCACGAACgattgatattattttgaGAGGCGACTGTGTAGAACGAGCAAAACCTGGTGACAGATGTAGATTTACCGGCACAGAAATTGTTGTCCCTGATGTGACTCAACTAGGACTTGCTGGTGTAAAACCTAGTTCTGCTCCAGATACGAGGGGCGTTGCCAGAACAATGGAAGGTTTGAACTCTGGTGTCACTGGATTGAAAACTCTTGGTGTGCGTGATTTGACATACAAAATTGCATTCTTAGCATGCCATGTTATGAGTGTTGGTAACTCCAATAATCCGTTGAATGAGCAGCCAATCCGCGAGTTGGACATCAGTATGCTTCAACAGCTGAAGGATGGTGTTGATGACACAGAGAGAAACCAAGaggtatttttgaatagcTTAAGCTCAGATGAAATTAACGAGTTAAAGGAGATGGTTAAAGATGAGAAAATCTATGACAAATTAGTTCGCTCTGTCGCTCCTGCAGTATTTGGACATGAGACTGTGAAAAAGGGAATCTTGCTACAAATGTTGGGCGGTGTTCATAAGGCTACTGTAGAGGGGATTAAACTAAGAGGAGACATCAATATTTGCGTAGTCGGAGACCCTTCCACTTCCAAGTCCCAATTCTTAAAGTACGTCTGCAGCTTTGCTCCTAGAGCCGTGTATACTTCGGGTAAGGCGtcatcagcagcaggtctcacagcagcagttgtaaaagatgaagaaggtgGGGATTTTACAATAGAAGCGGGTGCATTGATGCTAGCGGACAACGGAATATGTTGTATCGATGAGTTTGACAAAATGGATCTGTCTGATCAAGTTGCCATTCACGAGGCTATGGAACAGCAGACGATTTCGATAGCAAAAGCTGGTATTCATGCAACTTTAAATGCTAGAACGTCGATATTGGCTGCGGCAAACCCAATTGGGGGTAGGTATAACAGGAAACTAACTCTAAGAGGTAACTTAAATATGACTGCGCCGATTATGTCAAGATTTGATCTTTTCTTTGTAATTTTGGATGACTGCAACGAAAAGATTGACACCGAATTAGCATCCCATATTGTTGATTTACATATGAAACGTGATGATGCCATTGATCCGCCTTTTACCGTAGACCAACTGCGCAGGTACATCAAGTATGCGCGCACGTTCAAGCCTGTCTTAACAAAGGAAGCACGACATTTCATGGTAAACAAATACAAAGAATTGAGAAAGAATGACATTCAAGGCTACAGCAAGTCGAGTTATCGGATCACAGTTAGACAACTGGAATCCATGATAAGGCTCAGTGAGGCCATCGCTAGAGCTAACTGCGTGGATGAAATTACTACAAGCTTTGTAGCTGAAGCCTATGATTTATTACGACAGAGTATAATCAGAGTTGACGTTGATGACGTAGAAATagacgatgatgaagtCGAAGATCGATCTAAGCCAGCCTCTTCATCACAAACCACAACCGATGGGCAACAAAGTTCCTCCCAAATCGAAGGAGAACCCGATTCTGTCGTCCCTGAAGCCACTGCTACTACCTTAGAAAGACCGTCTCCTTCTAATCATAAGAAGAAAGTGAAAACTGCCATATCGTACGAGAAATACGTTGAAATGACAAATTTGTTCGTCCACAAGATTGCAGATAATGACAGAGAAGCAGGATTAGAAATGACTGCTGTCGAATTGGTAGACTGGTATttgcttcaaaaagaaatggaCTTAAATACAGAAGCTGAATATTGGGCTGAACGTACACTGGCATTCAAAGTTCTAAAGAGGCTTGTCAAAGACAGAATACTTATGGAATTAAGAGGAAATACTGAAAATATCCCCTTTGATGTCCCAGAAGAAATCCTACGAGAAAGGGAGAGAATAGTCTATGTGATTCACCCCAATTCCTCCGTGATGGACGAGCTGGTACAGCGccaacaagaacaaaatcaaagCAGGAGCTAA